A genomic window from Sparus aurata chromosome 4, fSpaAur1.1, whole genome shotgun sequence includes:
- the LOC115579752 gene encoding 60S acidic ribosomal protein P2-like — protein MRYVAAYLLAALGGNENPEAKDIKKILESVGIEADDTRLGKVISELGGKNVNEVIASGYGKLASMPAGGAVAVASSAAAGSGGAAAPAAAEEKKEEKKEESEESDDDMGFGLFD, from the exons ATGCGTTACGTTGCTGCTTACCTGCTCGCTGCCCTCGGTGGCAATGAGAACCCTGAGGCCAAGGACATCAAGAAGATCCTGGAAAGTGTTGGTATTGAGGCCGATGACACACGCCTGGGCAAG GTCATTTCTGAGCTTGGCGGCAAGAACGTGAATGAAGTGATTGCTTCAG GTTACGGTAAGCTGGCCAGCATGCCAGCAGGCGGTGCTGTAGCGGTTGCCAGCTCTGCGGCTGCTGGCTCAGGCGGAGCCGCAGCCCCTGCTGCAG ctgaggagaagaaggaagagaagaaagaagagtcTGAAGAGTCCGATGACGACATGGGATTCGGCCTGTTCGACTAA
- the lin7c gene encoding protein lin-7 homolog C: MASLGEPVRLERDINRAVELLDKLQRTGEVPPQKLQALQRVLQSEFCNAVREVYEHVYETVDINSSPEVRANATAKATVAAFAASEGHSHPRVVELPKTEEGLGFNIMGGKEQNSPIYISRIIPGGIADRHGGLKRGDQLLSVNGVSVEGEHHEKAVELLKAAQGTVKLVVRYTPKVLEEMESRFEKMRSAKRRQQNSYPQ, translated from the exons ATGGCATCGCTTGGGGAGCCTGTTCGGCTGGAAAGAG ATATTAATCGTGCTGTCGAACTACTTGATAAACTCCAGAGGACAGGGGAGGTGCCTCCGCAGAAGCTGCAGGCGCTGCAGAGGGTCTTACAGAGCGAGTTCTGTAATGCTGTCAGAGAA GTTTATGAACATGTTTATGAAACGGTGGACATCAACAGCAGTCCTGAGGTCAGGGCCAACGCCACAGCTAAG GCTACTGTGGCAGCTTTTGCAGCGAGTGAGGGACACTCACATCCCCGCGTCGTGGAACTGCCCAAGACAGAAGAAGGTCTTGGTTTCAATATAATGGGTGGAAAGGAGCAAAACTCGCCGATATACATCTCACGGATCATCCCAGGAGGCATCGCTGATCGACATGGGGGCCTGAAGAGAGGCGACCAGCTTCTCTCTGTTAATGGAGTG AGCGTGGAAGGTGAGCACCATGAGAAAGCTGTGGAACTCCTCAAAGCAGCTCAGGGCACAGTGAAGCTGGTGGTGAGGTACACCCCCAAAGTCCTAGAGGAAATGGAGTCACGCTTTGAGAAAATGAGGTCGGCGAAGCGCCGGCAACAGAACAGCTATCCCCAGTAG
- the fth1a gene encoding ferritin, heavy polypeptide 1a has protein sequence MSSQVRQNFHQDCEAAINRQINLELYASYVYLSMAYYFDRDDQALNNFAKFFRNQSHEEREHAEKLMKMQNQRGGRIFLQDVRKPERDEWGSGIEALECALQLEKSVNQSLLDLHKLCSDHNDPHMCDFIETHFLDEQVKSIKELADWVTNLRRMGAPQNGMAEYLFDKHTLGKDSS, from the exons ATGAGTTCCCAAGTGAGACAGAACTTCCACCAGGACTGCGAGGCTGCAATCAACAGGCAGATCAACCTGGAGCTGTATGCCTCCTACGTCTACCTGTCTATG GCATACTACTTCGACCGGGATGACCAGGCATTGAACAACTTTGCCAAGTTCTTCCGTAATCAGTCACATGAGGAGCGGGAGCATGCCGAGAAGCTAATGAAAATGCAGAACCAGAGGGGGGGAAGGATTTTCCTACAAGATGTCAGG AAGCCAGAGAGGGATGAGTGGGGCAGTGGTATCGAGGCCCTGGAATGTGCCCTGCAGCTTGAGAAAAGCGTGAATCAGTCCCTGCTGGACTTGCACAAGCTCTGCTCTGATCACAATGACCCACAT ATGTGCGATTTCATCGAGACACACTTCCTGGACGAGCAGGTCAAATCCATCAAAGAACTGGCAGACTGGGTGACCAACCTGCGCCGCATGGGTGCACCTCAGAATGGCATGGCAGAGTACCTGTTTGACAAACACACCCTGGGAAAAGACAGCAGCTAA
- the bdnf gene encoding neurotrophic factor BDNF precursor form isoform X1 encodes MSGEADVDKRLCEKGLCGISRLRICGYSEREFHQVRRVMTILFLTMVISYFSCMRAAPLRDAPGMRGHRTEGYLGAAVTAARGHGTPQSGGGPGQRGELPSLTDTFEQVIEELLEVEGEAAQLGQGADKSQGGGGPSSVVTTEAKDVDLYDSRVMISNQVPLEPPLLFLLEEYKNYLDAANMSMRVRRHSDPSRRGELSVCDSISQWVTAVDKKTAIDMSGQTVTVMEKVPVPNGQLKQYFYETKCNPMGYTKEGCRGIDKRHYNSQCRTTQSYVRALTMDSKKKIGWRFIRIDTSCVCTLTIKRGR; translated from the exons ATGTCTGGTGAGGCTGATGTTGACAAAAGGCTGTGTGAGAAGGGATTGTGTGGCATTTCTCGGCTCAGGATATGCGGGTACAGTGAGAGAGAG TTCCACCAGGTTAGAAGAGTGATGACCATCCTGTTCCTTACTATGGTTATTTCATACTTCAGTTGCATGAGAGCTGCGCCCCTGAGAGACGCCCCGGGCATGCGGGGCCATCGGACGGAAGGCTACTTGGGCGCCGCTGTGACGGCCGCACGAGGCCACGGGACTCCACAGAGTGGTGGTGGGCCAGGCCAGCGCGGGGAACTGCCCTCACTCACAGACACGTTTGAGCAGGTGatagaggagctgctggaggtggagggagaggcGGCACAGCTGGGACAGGGGGCTGATAAGAGCCAGGGAGGTGGGGGCCCATCCTCTGTGGTCACCACAGAGGCCAAGGATGTCGACCTGTACGACTCGCGGGTGATGATCAGCAACCAAGTGCCTTTGGAGCCGCCGTTGCTCTTTCTTCTGGAGGAATACAAAAACTATCTGGATGCCGCCAACATGTCCATGAGGGTGCGGCGACACTCCGATCCCTCGCGGCGCGGagagctcagtgtgtgtgacagtattAGCCAGTGGGTGACAGCTGTGGATAAAAAGACGGCAATAGACATGTCTGGGCAGACAGTTACCGTCATGGAAAAGGTCCCTGTCCCCAATGGCCAACTGAAGCAATACTTTTATGAGACCAAATGCAACCCCATGGGGTACACAAAGGAGGGCTGCAGAGGAATAGACAAGCGGCATTATAATTCCCAATGCAGGACAACCCAGTCCTACGTGCGAGCGCTTACCATGGATAGCAAAAAGAAGATCGGCTGGCGGTTTATAAGGATAGACACTTCATGTGTATGCACATTGACCATTAAAAGAGGGAGATAG
- the bdnf gene encoding neurotrophic factor BDNF precursor form isoform X2 yields MTILFLTMVISYFSCMRAAPLRDAPGMRGHRTEGYLGAAVTAARGHGTPQSGGGPGQRGELPSLTDTFEQVIEELLEVEGEAAQLGQGADKSQGGGGPSSVVTTEAKDVDLYDSRVMISNQVPLEPPLLFLLEEYKNYLDAANMSMRVRRHSDPSRRGELSVCDSISQWVTAVDKKTAIDMSGQTVTVMEKVPVPNGQLKQYFYETKCNPMGYTKEGCRGIDKRHYNSQCRTTQSYVRALTMDSKKKIGWRFIRIDTSCVCTLTIKRGR; encoded by the coding sequence ATGACCATCCTGTTCCTTACTATGGTTATTTCATACTTCAGTTGCATGAGAGCTGCGCCCCTGAGAGACGCCCCGGGCATGCGGGGCCATCGGACGGAAGGCTACTTGGGCGCCGCTGTGACGGCCGCACGAGGCCACGGGACTCCACAGAGTGGTGGTGGGCCAGGCCAGCGCGGGGAACTGCCCTCACTCACAGACACGTTTGAGCAGGTGatagaggagctgctggaggtggagggagaggcGGCACAGCTGGGACAGGGGGCTGATAAGAGCCAGGGAGGTGGGGGCCCATCCTCTGTGGTCACCACAGAGGCCAAGGATGTCGACCTGTACGACTCGCGGGTGATGATCAGCAACCAAGTGCCTTTGGAGCCGCCGTTGCTCTTTCTTCTGGAGGAATACAAAAACTATCTGGATGCCGCCAACATGTCCATGAGGGTGCGGCGACACTCCGATCCCTCGCGGCGCGGagagctcagtgtgtgtgacagtattAGCCAGTGGGTGACAGCTGTGGATAAAAAGACGGCAATAGACATGTCTGGGCAGACAGTTACCGTCATGGAAAAGGTCCCTGTCCCCAATGGCCAACTGAAGCAATACTTTTATGAGACCAAATGCAACCCCATGGGGTACACAAAGGAGGGCTGCAGAGGAATAGACAAGCGGCATTATAATTCCCAATGCAGGACAACCCAGTCCTACGTGCGAGCGCTTACCATGGATAGCAAAAAGAAGATCGGCTGGCGGTTTATAAGGATAGACACTTCATGTGTATGCACATTGACCATTAAAAGAGGGAGATAG
- the bdnf gene encoding neurotrophic factor BDNF precursor form isoform X3, translated as MFHQVRRVMTILFLTMVISYFSCMRAAPLRDAPGMRGHRTEGYLGAAVTAARGHGTPQSGGGPGQRGELPSLTDTFEQVIEELLEVEGEAAQLGQGADKSQGGGGPSSVVTTEAKDVDLYDSRVMISNQVPLEPPLLFLLEEYKNYLDAANMSMRVRRHSDPSRRGELSVCDSISQWVTAVDKKTAIDMSGQTVTVMEKVPVPNGQLKQYFYETKCNPMGYTKEGCRGIDKRHYNSQCRTTQSYVRALTMDSKKKIGWRFIRIDTSCVCTLTIKRGR; from the exons ATG TTCCACCAGGTTAGAAGAGTGATGACCATCCTGTTCCTTACTATGGTTATTTCATACTTCAGTTGCATGAGAGCTGCGCCCCTGAGAGACGCCCCGGGCATGCGGGGCCATCGGACGGAAGGCTACTTGGGCGCCGCTGTGACGGCCGCACGAGGCCACGGGACTCCACAGAGTGGTGGTGGGCCAGGCCAGCGCGGGGAACTGCCCTCACTCACAGACACGTTTGAGCAGGTGatagaggagctgctggaggtggagggagaggcGGCACAGCTGGGACAGGGGGCTGATAAGAGCCAGGGAGGTGGGGGCCCATCCTCTGTGGTCACCACAGAGGCCAAGGATGTCGACCTGTACGACTCGCGGGTGATGATCAGCAACCAAGTGCCTTTGGAGCCGCCGTTGCTCTTTCTTCTGGAGGAATACAAAAACTATCTGGATGCCGCCAACATGTCCATGAGGGTGCGGCGACACTCCGATCCCTCGCGGCGCGGagagctcagtgtgtgtgacagtattAGCCAGTGGGTGACAGCTGTGGATAAAAAGACGGCAATAGACATGTCTGGGCAGACAGTTACCGTCATGGAAAAGGTCCCTGTCCCCAATGGCCAACTGAAGCAATACTTTTATGAGACCAAATGCAACCCCATGGGGTACACAAAGGAGGGCTGCAGAGGAATAGACAAGCGGCATTATAATTCCCAATGCAGGACAACCCAGTCCTACGTGCGAGCGCTTACCATGGATAGCAAAAAGAAGATCGGCTGGCGGTTTATAAGGATAGACACTTCATGTGTATGCACATTGACCATTAAAAGAGGGAGATAG